A window of Ancylothrix sp. D3o genomic DNA:
TTTGTTGGGGTTTTCTTATGGCTGGGTTTTTTCGCTTTGCCTGTGGGCGTTTTGGCGCCGGTGGGACGTTGCCGGCTACCCGTAAATAATTCAAGGCAGTTTTGGGGCCGTACTGTTTGTAAAGCCGGTTGGCTTCCTTTTGGTGGATCGGTAAGGCTCCTTTGAAGCATTGCCGCAACTCTTGCATTACCTGTTTTTTCATGGGTTCTAAGGAAACCGGCACCTGCATGAAAGGCACCGGCAGAGAGGAAAGGTTATTGACTGCTTTCTCTATTGCCCTACCCCGCAGTCGAAAAATAGGGCCGATGGTAAAAATGCACTCTTGGGATTTTGAGGGAAGAAATCCCGTTAGTCTTTGGGAACGGTAGATATCAAGTCATCCGCACACTTAATCAAGCCATCTGCATATTCAATCGCCTGCTTTGCAACCGTTTCAGCGTCCCAGTGACCGTAAGTAAGTATTCCGGCCAGAGTGTGTGCCGCAATAAAAAGTCTCCTGTCTAATTCAGCGGCAAGCGCTGCTTTTTGATCAGCGGACATTTCCTTTAAATCCATAGTTTTAGCTTTGAAGGAAACCGGCACCGAGGGTGCAAGATGCCGGCGAGAGTGTAGTTATTGGTTGCTGCATTACGGCCCTATCCCGCAACCGAAAAATAGGGCCGGTGAAAGTAAACTTATTGCACAGTCTAATAAATCAGGGATAAAATGTCAGCACAGAACCATAAAAAATTACAATACACAATGATACCTGTAGAGATTGTGGCTAGAATCTTTTGGGATAGGGATTTTGGCCAAAAGCTAAAATCCTTAAGGGGTAAGACTTCAAGAAGGAAATTTGCTGAGCAGTTAGAAGCTAAAGGGGTTCAATGTAGCCATCAATATCTCCAACAGATAGAAGATGGTCGCGTCGAAACCGTCGATATGCAGTTGATTATGAGTATTTGTGCTGAACTCAACTGCTCTCTTTCAGACATATTTACATCTATTTATATCGAAATGCCTGGTTAATCAAAATTTTTCATGGTTCTATATTGACATTTACTGCAAAAAACCATAAACTAAATACAGGTAAGAACCGGCAACCGCCCCTACCTCCCCCGCCAAACTGCGGGGCTACCACTAAATCTGGTATGTGGGCCGGTGACACCCCTACAACTGGGGTACTCAATAGCGAGCATTGAGTTTTTACCGCTTGACTTGTCTCTGACTTGTCTCTGACTTGTCTCTGACTTGTCTGTGACTTCCACCGGCACCGCCTTATTTTAAGGATTGCCGTTTTCGTGAAATAAGACCCATCAACTTAGGAGGTTAATGCTTATGGCTTAAAGCTCGTTGCCCGTACAAATCCGATTGACTTTTAACAATGTTTCCACCGGCACCGCACACCCTCGTGCATCTGCTTTTGTGCCGGTTTCCCTCTCAATAAACCACTAGAGGATGCCATGCCAAGACGTAAACAAACAACCGAAACAGCGCCCACACTGTTTAACACCACCGCCTACCAAACCAGACAATTTAGTAGTTATGACTGGGAAGACTGCGAGCCCGGTGACGAGCCTGTGGTCTATGTGGCGCCGGTGAAAAAACCAGAGCCGGTAGAAGAAAATCCCCGTGCTGAAAAAGCCGAAAAATGCCGGCAAGAATTCATCAATTATTTGAACCGGCAGAACTTACGAATTAAGGAAATTTACAACATCACCCTCACAAAGAACGGGGTGCCGGTGATTTCCTACATCACCCTTGCTGGAAAAAAAGCAGCAACATTCCTACCCAAGAAAGTCTTAAGTGAAGCAATTTTTGGGATGTGTAACGTAGCTACCAACGGCAACGTATCCACCGATGACCTAACCGATCCAGTTGTAGACAACATCCGACAGTTTCTCTGTGATAACGTAAGAAATTTTGTTTGGAGCAATGGCAGTTTAGACACCTGTAAAGAGTCAGAGTTAATTGATTTCTTGAATAGTTGTTGGCTCAATTTAGATGCCGTTCTTTATCTCCGACAATCATTGATACCACCAGCACCAGCACCATCACCAGCACCAAAACCGGCACCGGCACCAAAACCAGCGGCAACATCAAAACGCTCGAAACACTATGGACAACTCACCCTTTTTGCAATGTAACAGCCATGAGACAAACAGCAAAATATATAGCAGCGTGCAAAACGGCCAAAAGCCTAAAAATCAAGCCAAAATCACATCAAGAGCTTTACCTTAAGCTGACAGAAGCCGGTTACGAATGGAACCCTGAGACAGGTTGGAATTTGGCGAAACAAGCAGACTTAGATAACCCGAAAGCGTGGGAATTAAAAATGCGTCTTGTTGTTGCTACTCCTTACGCGGCAACAATTGCCACTATCTTTGAAGGGATGTTAAGGGCTTGCTCTAAACCCTTCTTAAAAATTGATGGGCCTAGCATTAGCCCGTCACGAAAAGAAGAGGGTTTTTCTCTTATCTATTTCACCTTTAAGTTACCAGGCTACGACAGAAAATTCCCCAAAGACTGATCATGCAAATCAAAACAATCACAGTCAAACAAACAATCCAGCTTAAACAATTCTGTCCGCTTACTCTTGAAATGACCGCAGAAATAGACGAGAGAGACAACCCCGTACTTTGCGCTCTTGACTTGAGAAAAACAGTAGACAAGCTGGTAAATACGAAACTTGCGGAACCTTCAAATACAGAGGAGAACCCTTTCTAATGAATGACAACGAAAAAATTATCAAGTGCAAAGAAATGATAAAAAAAATACTTGCACAAACCCCTGACAATCAGATTCCCGTTTTTTCTATGCCATCCGACTTGGTAAGCTGCTTTAGTATAGCCGCTCAAGAAATGATGGAAGAGTTCAAAACTCGTCAAGTAATACCGCTAATCATTGTTGAGGACGATTCGGCAAGGGGTGCTACTCAACTGTTTTTCACCTTAACTTTGTTAGCCGAAACAGTGGCAAAAATGACCCGTTCCGAACCTAAAACGATTATCAATAGGTTTGCTCAATCCGCTGAGGAAATGCTTTCTAGCATGACAACCTCAGAGGTTGTTGACTATTGCGAAAAGTATGGTTTACCGATTGGGAGGCACTTACAGTGAATGACGCGGAAAAAATAAATTATTGTAAGGGAATCATCAGAGAAACCCTTGCAACACAACGAGACAATAAAGCACCGGCTTTTGTTACAGAACCGGCATTACTAGAATCTTTCCTTACTGCGGTAGAGGAAATGTCGGATGAGATTCTCTCTCAAAAGTGCATTCCCTTGGTATTTCTTGATAACCACAGGACACCAACAACAGAACTTATAAACGGTG
This region includes:
- a CDS encoding helix-turn-helix transcriptional regulator, which gives rise to MSAQNHKKLQYTMIPVEIVARIFWDRDFGQKLKSLRGKTSRRKFAEQLEAKGVQCSHQYLQQIEDGRVETVDMQLIMSICAELNCSLSDIFTSIYIEMPG